The following coding sequences lie in one Allorhizobium pseudoryzae genomic window:
- a CDS encoding pyridoxamine 5'-phosphate oxidase family protein produces MSEIRNPVPSDVAFTSAVKAAQTRRNSRAAYARMEDHGSWPVDLSPDLVRFIESRKSAFLGTASADGQPYIQHRGGPAGFLKVLDPRTVAFADYAGNRQYITIGNLSENPKAHLFLIDYDLRQRVKLWGRVLVVEGDRDLIARLSPPDYRARIERAMLFTVETWDVNCPQHIPHLVEPEPLRAAIAERDLKIAALERDIEELKRRGDRPVQE; encoded by the coding sequence ATGTCCGAAATCAGAAACCCTGTCCCCAGCGACGTCGCCTTCACGTCTGCGGTGAAGGCTGCCCAGACCCGGAGGAATTCGAGGGCAGCTTATGCACGCATGGAGGACCATGGCTCCTGGCCGGTGGATCTGTCCCCGGACCTTGTTCGGTTCATCGAAAGCAGAAAGAGCGCATTTCTGGGAACGGCAAGCGCCGACGGACAACCTTATATCCAGCATCGTGGCGGTCCTGCCGGTTTTCTCAAGGTGCTGGATCCGCGTACGGTGGCTTTTGCCGATTACGCGGGAAATCGCCAGTACATCACCATAGGCAATCTGTCGGAAAACCCGAAGGCCCACCTGTTCCTGATCGATTACGATCTGCGTCAGCGCGTCAAGCTGTGGGGCCGGGTTCTGGTTGTCGAGGGCGACCGGGATCTGATTGCCCGTCTGTCGCCGCCCGACTATCGGGCGCGGATCGAGCGAGCCATGCTTTTCACGGTCGAGACATGGGATGTCAATTGTCCGCAGCATATCCCGCATCTTGTGGAGCCGGAGCCTCTGCGGGCTGCAATCGCCGAACGTGACCTCAAGATTGCGGCGCTGGAGCGTGATATCGAGGAACTCAAGCGCCGTGGGGATCGACCGGTTCAGGAGTGA